Below is a genomic region from Catenuloplanes atrovinosus.
CCGCCCGTCGGGGAACATGCCGCGCACGCTAGCGGCCCATGATCACCGGGTCCAGCGGCATCGACGGGACGGGACGGGCGGCATCGACGTACTACGCTGGAGATCGCCGATTCCTCCGAGGGCGGGCGTGGATGGACAGACAGCGGACAAGGGCGATTCTCGGCTTCCTCCTCACGACTCTGGTGATCGTCTCCATCGGACTGGTCTCGTCCGGCGTCCGCAGGGACGCGTGTGAGCTGCAGGTTCGTCACGTACTCGAATGTGATCTCTTCACCGTCAACGGCCTGGTCGGCTCCGAGAAGCTGTCCTTCTTCCAGGACGAGGACGTGATCGAGGAGTTCGCGCTGCGCGGCCTGACCGTCACGGTCCGGTCGGCCGGCTCGCGCACGATGGCGTGTGACGGTGATCTCTCCGGCTACGACTTCGCCTTCCCGGGCAGCGCGTCCGCGGCGGCGGACGTGCTGGCGAACGCGCAGGTGACCGGCGAACCGGTGGTGATCTTCTCGTCGCCGCTGGTGGTGGCGACCTTCGAGGACGTGGCCGCGGCGCTGCCGCCCGGGGTGGCGTCCGCGGACGCGCGCACGTTCGACGTGGCCCGCTACCTCACGGACGTGTTCCGTGCCGGGAAACGGTGGGGCGATCTGACGCTGGACGGGCCGTACCCGGCATTCCAGCGCGCGATCCTGCTCAGCACGCGGCTGGACACCTCGAACTCCGCGGAGCTGTTCCTGGCACTGGCCAGCGCCGCCGACAGCGGGAGCCCGGCCGTGCCGGCGCCGAACGTCAGCGCGCAGACCGAGTGGCTGACCGAACTGTTCCGCGCGCAGGGCAGCACCGGCCTGACCAGTGACGAGCCGTTCGACCAGTACCTGTCCGCGGAGGGCTATCAACTGCCGATGCAGGTCGTCTACGAGGCGCAGTTCCTCGACGCGCTGCGCACGGGCTCCGGCGACCTGGTCACGACGGTCACCGGCCCGGACGGCACGTCGTACGAGTCCCGGCGGCTCATGCTGTACCCGACGCCGTCCATCTCCAGCGACCACGCGATCGCGCCGCTGACCGATCGCGGACGCATGATCGCGGAGGCGCTCACCGAGGACGAGGACCTGCGCCGGCTCGCCGCGGAGCACGGGTTCCGGCCGGCCGGCGACCCGGCCGCGTTCGCGTCCGTGAACGAGGAGCTCGGCTTCGCGCTGCCGGAGGTGCCGGGGCCGGCGGTGTCGCTGCGGCCGAACGGCGAGTGGACCGGCTTCATGAACGGGGTCATCGACGGTGTCTACGGGGAGGATCGGGCCGGTGCCGCGTGTACGTAGGACGGTGAGCGCGCTGCTCGCCGCGCTGCTGGCGCTCGGTGCGGCCGGCTGCGGGGCGGCCGCCGAGCCCGGTGAGCCGGTGGTGCTGCGGGTGCTGGCCGGCAGCGAACTGGCCGACATGGCGGAGACGCTCCGCGAGGCCGAGGAGGCGCTGAACGTCCGCGTCGAACTCACCAGCATCGGCTCGGTCGAGGGCGCGCAACTGCTGACGGAGCCGGACGTGGCGCAGCGGTACGACGCGGTCTGGTTCGGCGCGGACCAGTTCTTCGGCCTCTGGCCGGGCAGCCGCGCCGCGCTGCTGCGGCAGTCGCCGCCGCTGATGCGCTCGCCCGTGCTGGTCGGTGTGCGAGCCTCGCTCGCGGAGGAGCGCGGCTGGACCGAGACGGCACCGCCGAACTGGACCGACCTCGTCGGCGCGGTCGCCGCCGGGCAGTTCCGCTTCGGCATGACCCGGCCGGACCACTCCAACTCCGGGCTCGCCGGGCTGGTCGCGGTGGCCACCGCGCTGGCCGGCACCGGGCTGCCGGTCACCGACGCCGACGTACCCGGACTCCAGGACGACCTCCGCGCGTTCTTCGCCGGGCACCGGCTGACCGCGAACACGTCGCTGGAGCTGTCCCAGGCCTACCTGACGCAGGCGGGATCGGGCGGCACCGACTGCGGGCGGGCGAGCGGCACAGACGGCGTCGACGGGCTGATCATCTACGAGTCCGAGATCAAGCGGATGAACAACACGGAGCTGAACGAGGACTGCCGGCTGCGGGCGATCTACCCGGGCGAGGGGACCACGATCGCGGAGTACCGGCTGAGCCTGCTGCGCGGCACCACGCCGCGCGTGCAGGAGGCGTTCGACCGGCTGTGGCGCTGGCTGCTGGAGCCGCCGGTGCAGGAGCGGATCAGCGACCGGACCAGCCGCCGGCCCGGCAACCCGGCGGTCGCGTCGCCGCAGAACGCGGTGCCGGTCGCGCAACTGCGCTACCCGACGAACCCGGCCGTGCTGCGGAATCTGGTCGAGCGGTACCGCACCAGCGTGCGGCCGCCGTCCCGGATGGTGTTCGTGC
It encodes:
- a CDS encoding VWA domain-containing protein codes for the protein MPRVRRTVSALLAALLALGAAGCGAAAEPGEPVVLRVLAGSELADMAETLREAEEALNVRVELTSIGSVEGAQLLTEPDVAQRYDAVWFGADQFFGLWPGSRAALLRQSPPLMRSPVLVGVRASLAEERGWTETAPPNWTDLVGAVAAGQFRFGMTRPDHSNSGLAGLVAVATALAGTGLPVTDADVPGLQDDLRAFFAGHRLTANTSLELSQAYLTQAGSGGTDCGRASGTDGVDGLIIYESEIKRMNNTELNEDCRLRAIYPGEGTTIAEYRLSLLRGTTPRVQEAFDRLWRWLLEPPVQERISDRTSRRPGNPAVASPQNAVPVAQLRYPTNPAVLRNLVERYRTSVRPPSRMVFVLDVSGSMEDNMSLLRNAIISLTGTDPEDPTTYYAFLPGEQVTFVPFNQKPLPARTFPLPAGTETAPTLAEIRDYVRNDLRAEGNTAMYAALEEAHRRVDPGPSTSIVLFSDGQNNCGHNYGDYIRFRDTLSPEEREVPIYTIAFDSGASGGVSCGGYRPDDGPAGVDGATQWERELRAIAAASGGQLFPASPDAPLYSVFWSIRGQQ